Proteins encoded in a region of the Bacillus methanolicus genome:
- a CDS encoding (2Fe-2S)-binding protein, whose protein sequence is MKIRVKVNGQLFESKVEPRTLLVYYLRDELKLTGAHVGCDTTSCGACSVLLDGKAVKSCTVLAAQADGREVLTVEALDQEGQMHPLQTAFWQDHALQCGYCTPGMLMASYALLQENPLPTEEEIREGLSGNICRCTGYMNIVKAVKSAARKMANETQESLEEVATSGTSTE, encoded by the coding sequence ATGAAGATCCGTGTCAAGGTCAATGGGCAGTTGTTTGAATCAAAGGTTGAGCCACGTACATTGTTGGTCTATTACCTGCGTGATGAACTGAAACTGACGGGTGCGCATGTCGGTTGTGATACAACAAGCTGCGGTGCTTGCTCAGTGTTATTGGACGGGAAAGCCGTCAAGTCTTGCACCGTATTGGCTGCGCAAGCGGATGGGCGTGAGGTATTGACGGTCGAAGCGCTGGATCAAGAAGGACAAATGCATCCGCTGCAGACAGCGTTTTGGCAAGATCATGCTTTGCAATGCGGATACTGCACGCCAGGAATGCTGATGGCTTCCTATGCACTGCTTCAGGAGAATCCTTTGCCGACAGAGGAGGAAATTCGCGAAGGACTTTCCGGAAACATTTGCCGCTGTACAGGATATATGAATATCGTGAAGGCCGTCAAGTCCGCTGCCCGCAAAATGGCGAATGAAACTCAAGAATCATTAGAGGAGGTGGCCACTAGTGGCACTTCAACAGAATGA
- a CDS encoding FAD binding domain-containing protein, protein MFPNAFKYEAPTSVDEAIRLMDEYGYDGKVLAGGQSLLPMMKLRVAAPAVIIDINNLDELKGWSEVNGKLRIGAVTRQAELEQAKELRDKFPLLFRTARWVADPLIRNLGTVVGSLVHADPASDWGTAMIALNAVVEARGPSGNRFIPIDEFFVDTFASSLDENELAVAVHLPIPTSPVAARYMKLKRKAGDFAIAGLAVQVAVDSQGRVTEAGIGICACGPIPLRAAKAEEALIGQRLTVKTIEDVSKLVPENADPVDDLRGSADYKKDLLRVFAARALREIAEELHGKVGVQ, encoded by the coding sequence ATGTTTCCCAATGCATTCAAATATGAAGCACCGACATCTGTCGACGAAGCGATCCGCCTAATGGATGAGTATGGATACGACGGCAAAGTATTGGCGGGCGGCCAAAGTTTGTTGCCAATGATGAAGCTACGCGTCGCTGCTCCAGCCGTAATAATTGATATTAATAATCTTGATGAACTTAAAGGATGGAGTGAAGTCAACGGTAAATTGCGGATCGGTGCTGTGACACGCCAAGCCGAGTTGGAACAAGCGAAAGAACTCCGTGACAAATTTCCGCTTCTGTTCCGCACTGCCCGCTGGGTTGCAGATCCATTGATTCGCAATCTCGGGACGGTTGTCGGTTCGCTCGTTCATGCAGATCCTGCCTCAGATTGGGGGACTGCGATGATTGCCTTAAATGCTGTAGTGGAAGCACGAGGACCGTCGGGAAATCGGTTTATTCCCATTGACGAGTTTTTTGTGGATACATTTGCCTCATCGCTGGATGAAAATGAACTTGCCGTTGCGGTGCACTTGCCCATTCCAACCAGTCCCGTTGCCGCCCGCTATATGAAGCTCAAGCGTAAAGCCGGCGATTTCGCCATTGCAGGGCTGGCTGTGCAGGTTGCTGTTGACAGTCAAGGCCGAGTTACTGAGGCAGGCATCGGCATATGCGCTTGCGGGCCGATCCCATTGCGAGCTGCTAAGGCAGAGGAGGCACTCATAGGACAACGTCTGACAGTGAAGACGATTGAAGACGTTTCAAAACTTGTGCCGGAAAATGCGGATCCCGTTGATGACCTACGGGGCAGCGCGGACTATAAGAAGGATCTTTTACGTGTATTTGCTGCACGCGCACTACGCGAAATCGCGGAAGAGTTGCATGGAAAGGTGGGGGTTCAATGA
- a CDS encoding LrgB family protein has translation MLKHFSKGKKGFKLNIVVTLYSIFLTIGVYLLTRKVAMKYPSPFTTPVFLSTFIIIIVLVVSNISYKEYGTAKEILTYLLNPATIALAVPLYKHRRILFRYFLPALAGLFVGTASTIISALFLAKLFKLTSMAASISIKSITIAFATEVSKIIGADGILVAAFVMITGMIGAMFGPWLLNKLHVTHPMARGLSIGTVAHGIGTAEIAREGELQGAVAGVAMGLAGILTSVLIPFLLP, from the coding sequence CTGCTCAAACACTTCTCAAAAGGAAAGAAGGGATTCAAACTGAATATCGTCGTCACACTTTATAGTATTTTTCTAACAATAGGAGTCTATCTATTAACTCGAAAAGTAGCAATGAAATATCCTTCTCCTTTTACAACGCCAGTGTTTTTAAGTACTTTTATCATTATTATTGTTTTAGTCGTTTCAAATATTTCTTATAAGGAATATGGAACAGCCAAAGAAATTTTAACGTATTTATTAAACCCTGCAACAATCGCATTAGCTGTTCCGTTATATAAGCATCGCCGCATTTTATTTAGATATTTTTTGCCGGCTCTTGCCGGATTATTTGTCGGCACGGCGTCGACAATCATATCTGCACTTTTTCTGGCTAAATTGTTCAAATTAACTTCTATGGCTGCATCCATAAGCATTAAATCGATCACAATTGCGTTTGCTACTGAAGTGTCAAAAATAATTGGGGCTGATGGGATTCTAGTTGCCGCTTTTGTCATGATTACAGGGATGATCGGGGCTATGTTCGGACCTTGGCTCCTGAACAAGTTACACGTAACCCATCCTATGGCAAGGGGCCTTTCGATTGGTACGGTTGCCCACGGTATCGGAACAGCGGAAATTGCTCGCGAGGGGGAATTGCAGGGAGCTGTTGCCGGAGTAGCAATGGGCCTTGCCGGTATTCTTACATCAGTGTTGATCCCATTTTTGCTGCCTTAG
- a CDS encoding CidA/LrgA family protein has protein sequence MKISIFVKFIFQLFFLISLNYAGSFIAEFLHIPISGNVIGMILLFILLTTGIIRIDWIETAANVLIKHLGFFFIPISVGLMTLGKVFINNGLALMIILFASAFIGIAFSGLAAQTLLKRKEGIQTEYRRHTL, from the coding sequence TTGAAAATTTCTATATTTGTTAAATTTATTTTTCAGCTTTTCTTTTTGATTTCGCTTAATTATGCAGGTTCGTTTATCGCAGAATTTCTCCATATACCAATATCTGGTAATGTAATAGGGATGATTTTGCTATTTATTTTATTAACTACGGGCATTATCCGCATAGATTGGATTGAGACAGCAGCCAATGTACTTATTAAACACCTAGGTTTCTTTTTTATTCCCATTTCGGTTGGGTTAATGACTCTCGGAAAAGTTTTTATAAATAATGGTCTGGCTTTAATGATTATCTTATTTGCAAGTGCATTTATCGGAATAGCTTTTTCCGGATTAGCTGCTCAAACACTTCTCAAAAGGAAAGAAGGGATTCAAACTGAATATCGTCGTCACACTTTATAG
- a CDS encoding SCO family protein, giving the protein MKRLYIISTILIIIGTVAGISYFILRDVTAKIPDDISLITMNEEEYAFGKADKKLKLVEFMYTQCPDICPTTTQKMNLLKKDLQKAGVYGKDIQFITITFDPYRDTPEVLKKYMEMFEIENDGNWILLTADPKNFEKDRQEIKKIADTFQFQYRDPGNGFYVHSSFTYLLDENNKFIKKFPMGEDFNKDEVFKKIMKEI; this is encoded by the coding sequence ATGAAAAGATTGTATATAATCAGCACAATACTTATTATAATCGGAACCGTTGCGGGAATTTCTTATTTTATTCTTCGAGATGTAACTGCAAAAATACCAGATGATATTTCGTTAATAACGATGAATGAAGAGGAATATGCATTTGGAAAAGCCGATAAAAAGCTGAAATTAGTTGAATTTATGTATACACAATGCCCTGATATTTGTCCGACAACTACACAAAAAATGAATTTATTAAAGAAAGATCTTCAAAAAGCAGGGGTATACGGCAAGGACATACAATTTATTACAATTACGTTTGACCCTTACCGCGACACACCTGAAGTATTAAAAAAGTATATGGAAATGTTTGAAATTGAAAATGACGGCAACTGGATTCTGCTGACAGCCGATCCGAAAAACTTTGAAAAAGATCGTCAAGAAATTAAGAAAATTGCTGATACGTTCCAATTCCAATACCGTGATCCTGGAAACGGTTTTTACGTTCATTCTTCCTTTACTTATTTATTAGATGAAAATAATAAATTCATAAAAAAATTCCCAATGGGAGAAGATTTTAATAAAGATGAAGTTTTTAAGAAAATTATGAAGGAAATTTGA